The following proteins are co-located in the Camelina sativa cultivar DH55 chromosome 12, Cs, whole genome shotgun sequence genome:
- the LOC104732020 gene encoding GATA transcription factor 17-like — protein sequence MSMTEETKTKLESAGDSSDVDNGNCSSSGSGGDTKKTCVDCGTSRTPLWRGGPAGPKSLCNACGIKSRKKRQAALGIRQEDNRIKNKTSNNLNLENRNVKIGKGEPGNVKARIIKTDAENYSSSNNTNNNNSNSSKKNVKRVSRFLDFGFKVPAMKRSAVEKKRLWRKLGEEERAAVLLMALSCG from the exons atgtcAATGACGGAAGAAACAAAGACGAAGCTCGAATCGGCGGGAGATTCGTCCGATGTAGACAACGGGAACTGTAGTAGCAGTGGAAGCGGAGGTGATACGAAGAAGACTTGCGTTGATTGTGGAACTAGCAGGACTCCTCTTTGGCGTGGTGGCCCTGCTGGACCTAAA TCATTGTGCAATGCGTGTGGGATCAAGAGCAGGAAGAAGAGACAAGCAGCTCTTGGAATTAGACAAGAGGATAACaggatcaagaacaaaactagtAACAATCTCAACCTTGAGAATCGAAATGTCAAGATCGGCAAAGGTGAACCAGGAAACGTCAAGGCTAGGATCATCAAAACAGATGCTGAGAATTACAGTAGCagtaacaacaccaacaacaacaacagcaacagcagcaaGAAGAATGTGAAAAGGGTTAGTAGATTTTTGGATTTCGGGTTTAAAGTTCCGGCGATGAAGAGATCGGCGGTGGAGAAGAAGAGGCTATGGAGGAAACTTGGTGAAGAGGAACGAGCCGCAGTACTTCTCATGGCTCTTTCTTGTGGTTAA
- the LOC104732021 gene encoding uncharacterized protein LOC104732021: MKTFRTFHLFLFLFFTFITTTLTSPSQIADCTMCTSCDNPCQPTPSPPPPSNPSPPPPSPTTTVCPPPPSSSGSSGGGGGPYYYYPPPSQSGSYRPPPSSSGGGYVYPPPKSGGNYPFTPPPNPIVPYFPFYYYNPPPQSVMSGSDARNRFTYGFTFVLIFTCFLLQ, encoded by the coding sequence ATGAAAACTTTCAGAACattccatctttttctttttctcttcttcacatTCATCACTACTACACTGACGTCACCATCTCAGATCGCAGACTGTACAATGTGCACTTCTTGTGACAACCCTTGTCAACCAACCCCTTCTCCTCCACCGCCTTCAAACCCATCTCCGCCGCCTCCATCTCCCACCACCACAGTCTGTCCTCCACCTCCTAGCTCCAGCGgtagtagtggtggtggtggcggtccATACTACTACTACCCACCTCCTTCTCAATCAGGCTCTTACCGTCCACCACCATCTTCCTCCGGCGGTGGCTACGTCTATCCACCCCCTAAAAGCGGAGGAAACTACCCTTTCACTCCTCCTCCAAACCCTATCGTTCCGTACTTTCCGTTTTACTACTACAACCCTCCGCCGCAATCTGTTATGTCCGGATCCGATGCAAGAAACAGATTCACTTAcggatttacttttgtcttaaTCTTCACTTGTTTTTTGTTACAATAA
- the LOC104732022 gene encoding L-arabinokinase, with the protein MRIDENEGVSASSKHLVFAYYVTGHGFGHATRVVEVARHLIAAGHDVHVVTGAPDFVFTSEIQSPRLKIRKVLLDCGAVQADALTVDRLASLEKYVETAVVPRAEILKTEVEWLHSIKADFVVSDVVPVACRAAADAGIRSVCVTNFSWDFIYAEYVMAAGYHHRSIVWQIAEDYSHCEFLIRLPGYCPMPAFRDVIDVPLVVRRLHKTRKEVRKELGIAEDVNVVILNFGGQPSGWNLKETSLPTGWLCLVCGASETLELPPNFVKLAKDAYTPDIIAASDCMLGKIGYGTVSEALSYKVPFVFVRRDYFNEEPFLRNMLEFYQCGVEMIRRDLLMGQWKPYLERAVSLKPCYEGGINGGEIAAHILQETAIGRHCASDKLSGARRLRDAIILGYQLQRVPGRDIAIPEWYSRAENELGQSAGSSPTVQANENNSLVESCTDDFDILQGDVQGLSDTWAFLKSLAMLDDFHDSAKSTEKKTMRERKAAGGLFNWEEEIFVARAPGRLDVMGGIADYSGSLVLQMPIREACHVAVQRNHPGKHRLWKHAQARQQAKGQVPTPVLQIVSYGSEISNRAPTFDMDLSDFMDGDEPISYEKARKFFAQDPAQKWAAYVAGTILVLMIELGVRFEDSLSFLVSSAVPEGKGVSSSAAVEVASMSAIAAAHGLSIDPRDLAILCQKVENHIVGAPCGVMDQMTSSCGEANKLLAMICQPAEVVGLVEIPNHVRFWGIDSGIRHSVGGADYGSVRVGAYMGRKMIKSMASSILSQSVSSANGGNSDELEDEGIDLLEMEASLDYLCNLSPHRYEARYADKVPDTMLGQTFIEEYLDHDDPVTVIDGKRSYSVRAPARHPIYENFRVKTFKALLTSATSEEQLTALGGLLYQCHYSYSACGLGSDGTNRLVQLVQGMQHNKSKSEDGTLYGAKITGGGSGGTVCVIGRNSLRSSQQILEIQQRYKAATGYLPLIFEGSSPGAGKFGYLRIRRRISL; encoded by the exons atgaggatTGATGAGAACGAAGGTGTCTCTGCTTCTAGCAAGCACTTAGTCTTCGCTTACTACGTCACTGGTCATGGCTTCGGTCACGCTACTCGCGTCGTCGag GTCGCCCGTCACTTGATCGCGGCGGGGCATGATGTTCATGTCGTCACCGGAGCGCCTGATTTCGTCTTCACATCCGAAATCCAGTCCCCGAGACTCAAAATTCGAAAG GTTCTTTTGGATTGTGGTGCTGTCCAAGCTGATGCATTGACCGTTGATCGTCTTGCCTCGTTAGAAAAG TATGTCGAAACAGCTGTTGTTCCTCGAGCTGAAATTTTGAAAACAGAAGTGGAGTGGCTTCATTCTATCAAAGCTGATTTTgtg gTGTCTGATGTTGTCCCTGTCGCATGCCGTGCAGCGGCTGATGCTGGGATACGATCTGTCTGTGTTACCAATTTCAG CTGGGATTTTATCTATGCTGAGTACGTGATGGCTGCTGGATATCACCATCGCTCCATCGTTTGGCAG ATAGCTGAAGATTATTCTCATTGCGAGTTCCTTATTCGCCTCCCAGGATATTGTCCAA TGCCTGCGTTTCGTGATGTCATAGATGTACCGTTAGTTGTGAGGAGACTTCACAAAACTCGCAAGGAG GTGAGGAAAGAACTCGGCATTGCTGAAGATGTGAATGTTGTCATACTCAATTTTGGCGGACAG CCCTCAGGGTGGAACTTGAAGGAAACATCACTACCGACTGGCTGGCTGTGTCTG GTTTGTGGCGCATCTGAGACCCTGGAGCTTCCACCAAATTTTGTAAAGCTTGCTAAGGATGCTTATACGCCTGATATTATAGCTGCATCTGACTGTATGCTTG GGAAAATTGGTTATGGCACTGTCAGTGAAGCCTTATCGTACAAGGTGCCGTTTGTCTTTGTACGCAGAGATTACTTCAATGAAGAACCTTTTCTCAGAAATATGCTCGAG TTTTATCAGTGTGGTGTTGAGATGATCAGGAGAGACCTATTAATGGGCCAATGGAAGCCATATCTTGAACGTGCAGTTAGCTTGAAACCTTGCTACGAAGGTGGCATCAATGGTGGTGAG ATTGCAGCTCACATTTTACAGGAGACAGCCATTGGAAGACATTGTGCATCCGATAAG TTAAGTGGTGCAAGAAGATTACGTGATGCCATAATCCTAGGGTATCAGCTACAGAGGGTCCCTGGAAGGGACATAGCTATTCCCGAGTGGTATTCAAGGGCTGAAAATGAACTAGGTCAATCTGCTGGATCATCACCTACTGTTCAAGCGAACGAGAACAACTCATTGGTGGAGTC GTGCACCGATGATTTTGATATCCTTCAAGGTGATGTTCAAGGTCTTTCAGATACATGGGCATTTCTTAAGAGTTTAGCCATGCTAGATGATTTTCATGATTCTGCAAAGAGTACGGAGAAGAAAACCATGCGTGAACGAAAAGCTGCTGGTGGGCTCTTCAATTGGGag GAAGAAATATTTGTTGCCAGAGCACCTGGAAGATTAGATGTGATGGGTGGAATTGCTGACTATTCAGGAAGCCTTGTCCTGCAG ATGCCAATAAGGGAAGCTTGCCATGTAGCTGTTCAAAGAAACCATCCTGGAAAACATAGACTGTGGAAACATGCGCAAGCCCGACAGCAAGCTAAGGGACAAGTACCAACACCAGTTCTGCAAATT GTCTCATATGGATCAGAGATCAGCAATCGTGCTCCTACTTTTGATATGGATTTGTCTGACTTTATGGATGGAGATGAACCAATTTCTTATGAAAAAGCAAGGAAGTTCTTTGCTCAGGATCCAGCACAAAA GTGGGCAGCATATGTTGCTGGGACAATCTTGGTATTGATGATAGAACTTGGTGTGCGTTTTGAGGATAGCCTCAGCTTCCTG gTTTCTTCTGCTGTGCCTGAAGGTAAAGGTGTCTCTTCATCTGCTGCTGTGGAGGTGGCAAGCATGTCGGCAATAGCTGCTGCCCATG GACTGAGTATCGATCCGCGAGATCTTGCTATACTCTGCCAAAAG GTGGAGAATCACATTGTTGGAGCTCCATGTGGTGTTATGGATCAGATGACTTCATCCTGTGGGGAAGCCAACAAACTGTTGGCCATGATCTGCCAA CCTGCAGAAGTAGTTGGGCTTGTTGAGATTCCCAACCATGTCAGATTTTGGGGAATTGATTCCGGAATTCGACACAG CGTTGGAGGTGCAGACTATGGGTCAGTCAGAGTTGGTGCCTACATGGGGAGAAAGATGATAAAGTCAATGGCATCTTCTATTCTGTCACAATCAGTGTCAAGTGCTAATGGAGGCAACTCGGATGAACTAGAGGATGAAGGGATTGACTTACTTGAGATGGAAGCTTCATTAGACTACTTGTGCAACTTGTCGCCTCACAG ATATGAAGCCCGTTATGCAGATAAGGTTCCAGATACCATGCTGGGTCAGACATTCATTGAGGAATACTTGGATCACGATGATCCAGTCACAGTGATTGATGGAAAGCGGTCTTACAGTGTTAGAGCTCCAGCCAGACACCCTATATACGAAAACTTCCGGGTCAAG ACTTTTAAAGCTCTATTGACTTCTGCAACATCAGAGGAGCAACTTACTGCTCTTGGGGGACTTCTTTATCAG TGTCACTATAGCTACAGCGCTTGCGGGCTAGGATCGGATGGAACCAACCGGCTGGTGCAGTTAGTACAAGGGATGCAGCATAACAAGTCTAAATCCGAGGATGGAACTTTGTATGGAGCCAAAATCACGGGCGGAGGCTCAGGTGGAACTGTCTGCGTCATAGGCCGTAACTCATTGCGCAGCAGCCAACAAATTCTCGAG ATTCAGCAGAGATACAAAGCTGCGACAGGGTATTTGCCACTGATATTCGAAGGTTCATCACCTGGAGCTGGCAAGTTTGGTTACCTCCGAATCCGACGTCGTATCTCTCTCTGA
- the LOC104732024 gene encoding COBRA-like protein 7 has translation MDSAPNFTPHFLLLLLSLLIVSIPLTSSQPNATTTNPPPSDSDLCNGVFVSYTHTKGSKIHPNDTANQPYRFESVITVLNHGRDELKSWRVFVKFAHKEILVSASNAVLSDGSSLPLSVENGTVFAGYPSSDLKSAIQTAGDVTQMQARVELVGTQFGVSPPNVPLPKNISLATDGWKCPKPTQKGKNVLQVCCTPDPDYDNTDIIDNKYLPRQDGDLTIMYDVVRSYSSNYMAQVTMENHSPLGRLDNWKLSFDWMRDEFIYTMKGAYPSVVDSSHCVDGPQAKYYQDLDFSNVLSCARRPTIIDLPPTKYNDSTFGLIPFCCRNGTILPLSMDPSKSSSAFQMQVYKMPPDLNISALSPPQNWRINGTLNPDYKCGPPVRVSPSQFVDPSGLPSNKTAFASWQVVCNITQPKDASPRCCVSFSAYFNDSIVPCKTCACGCSNNKAARTCSATAPSLLLPQQALLVPFENRTELTLAWAYLKHRPVPNPMPCGDNCGVSINWHLATDYRGGWTARVTVFNWGETDFVDWFTAIQMKNAAPGFERAYSFNATTLGINGENNTIFMEGLPGLNYLVGERDGENPLKNPRIPGKQQSVLSFTKRLTPGINVPGGDGFPRKVFFNGEECSLPTILPMRSSQHRIHISALLLALPLLALLLLRA, from the exons ATGGATTCAGCTCCCAACTTTACTCCACACTTCCTTCTCCTCCTGCTCTCACTTCTCATCGTATCAATCCCTCTAACATCATCTCAACCCAACGCCACCACTACAAATCCGCCACCGTCAGATTCGGATCTATGCAACGGCGTTTTCGTTTCCTACACTCACACTAAAGGATCCAAGATCCATCCCAACGACACCGCGAACCAACCCTACCGGTTCGAATCTGTGATAACCGTACTCAACCACGGCCGCGACGAGCTCAAATCGTGGCGTGTCTTCGTCAAATTCGCGCACAAAGAGATCCTCGTCTCTGCGTCGAACGCTGTACTCTCTGACGGCTCGAGCTTACCGTTAAGCGTCGAAAACGGCACCGTCTTCGCTGGTTACCCTTCGTCGGATTTGAAATCGGCTATTCAGACTGCGGGTGATGTCACTCAGATGCAAGCTCGTGTTGAGCTCGTTGGCACTCAGTTCGGAGTTTCCCCTCCGAATGTTCCGCTTCCTAAGAACATCTCTCTCGCTACTGATGGATGGAAGTGTCCTAAACCTACTCAAAAAG GTAAAAATGTTCTGCAAGTATGTTGCACGCCGGACCCGGACTATGATAACACAGACATCATTGATAATAAGTACCTTCCCCGACAAGATGGAGACCTCACTATCATGTACGATGTGGTCAGATCATATTCATCGAATTATATGGCACAAGTCACGATGGAGAATCATAGCCCGCTTGGTCGGCTAGATAACTGGAAACTGAGTTTTGACTGGATGCGGGATGAGTTTATCTACACCATGAAAGGAGCTTACCCAAGTGTTGTTGATTCATCACATTGTGTTGATGGCCCACAGGCGAAGTACTACCAAGATCTTGACTTTTCCAACGTGTTAAGCTGTGCAAGACGGCCAACCATCATAGATCTCCCTCCTACGAAATACAATGATTCCACGTTCGGTCTTATCCCATTTTGCTGCAGAAATGGGACGATTCTACCACTGTCGATGGATCCTAGCAAGTCAAGCTCAGCTTTCCAGATGCAGGTGTACAAAATGCCTCCGGATCTCAACATCTCTGCTCTATCACCGCCTCAGAACTGGAGAATCAACGGTACACTGAACCCGGATTACAAATGTGGCCCTCCTGTTCGGGTGAGCCCGAGCCAATTCGTTGATCCCAGTGGGTTGCCCTCAAACAAGACTGCTTTTGCCAGCTGGCAGGTGGTCTGCAACATCACTCAACCAAAAGATGCGAGTCCTAGATGCTGCGTGTCATTCTCTGCCTACTTCAACGACTCGATCGTTCCATGCAAGACTTGCGCTTGCGGATGTTCTAACAACAAAGCGGCTCGAACTTGCAGCGCAACAGCCCCGTCTCTTCTTCTACCCCAGCAAGCTCTTCTGGTTCCATTTGAGAACAGAACTGAACTCACTCTCGCTTGGGCTTATCTAAAACATCGGCCTGTGCCAAACCCAATGCCTTGTGGGGATAACTGTGGAGTCAGCATCAATTGGCATTTGGCTACAGATTATCGAGGGGGATGGACAGCTCGGGTCACAGTCTTCAACTGGGGTGAAACAGACTTTGTAGATTGGTTTACTGCAATTCAGATGAAAAACGCTGCCCCTGGTTTCGAGAGAGCCTACTCATTCAACGCAACTACACTTGGTATCAACGGGGAGAACAACACTATCTTCATGGAGGGTCTTCCCGGATTAAACTATCTCGTCGGAGAAAGAGACGGGGAGAATCCGTTGAAGAACCCTCGGATTCCAGGGAAACAACAATCTGTTCTTTCCTTCACCAAGAGACTGACTCCTGGGATCAATGTCCCTGGAGGAGATGGCTTCCCACGCAAAGTGTTCTTCAATGGCGAGGAGTGCTCTCTCCCAACTATACTCCCAATGAGAAGCAGTCAACACCGGATACACATCTCTGCTTTACTCTTGGCATTACCTCTTTTGGCTCTCTTGCTTCTGCGGGCGTAA
- the LOC104733601 gene encoding uncharacterized protein LOC104733601, with protein sequence MAIVVPDAEFGGDFDEEAIDRDEFHIDQLVNEFVDEPPVRHDVYPESDTEENGDGEEPVHTHIRRGDGHLYDKQTFFSGVAFKEAVTDYVLRTGNNLKQYRYDKDKIGFICVGCNGVDGSKCEWKVYAAILPSDNMWRIRKFNDKHSCIPNGECEMFKVNHIARLFLDKIRDNPEYFMPMKMEEIIKERWKISVTRHQCQAARKKALRWIEKEYDEQFARLRDYAAEILESNKDSHVEVECVTTDDGKDMFDRFYVCFDNIRRTWKETCRPLIGMDGCFLKNKVKGQLLVALGRDANNGIYPIAWGVVKVENTDNWTWFMKHLKTDLGLNDGDGFILVSDRQKGLIKAVQLELPKMEHRMCVQHIYGNLKKHHGNKTRMKPLLWDLAWSYNEADYKRHLERIFCYDTGVYNDVMRTNPKNWCRAFHKIGSYCEDVDNNPTESFNSSINKAREKPFIAMLETIRRLAMVRIAKRSAESHSHTGICTPYVALFLAKEHKYASESKINSSTNGAYEVTHGLDKHRVCLKKMDSYVEKKLHRRLGSTERSKVLA encoded by the exons ATGGCGATTGTCGTTCCAGATGCAGAGTTTGGAGGAGATTTCGATGAAGAAGCCATTGACAGAGATGAATTTCACATCGACCAGTTGGTCAACGAGTTCGTCGACGAACCACCGGTCCGCCATGATGTGTATCCGGAGAGTGATACTGAAGAAAACGGTGACGGAGAAGAGCCAGTTCATACACATATCAGGCGCGGTGATGGGCATTTGTACGATAAGCAAACATTCTTCAGTGGTGTCGCTTTCAAAGAGGCAGTGACGGACTATGTTCTTCGAACTGGAAACAATCTGAAGCAATACAGGTATGATAAAGATAAAATTGGCTTCATATGTGTTGGTTGTAATGGAGTTGATGGATCAAAGTGTGAGTGGAAGGTATATGCCGCGATTTTGCCAAGTGATAACATGTGGAGGATTAGAAAGTTTAATGATAAGCATAGCTGTATTCCTAATGGAGAATGTGAGATGTTTAAGGTGAATCATATAGCTAGGTTGTTTCTTGATAAGATTAGAGATAATCCTGAGTACTTCATGCCAATGAAAATGGAAGAAATCATAAAGGAACGGTGGAAGATCAGTGTCACTAGGCATCAGTGTCAGGCGGCTAGAAAGAAGGCACTTAGGTGGATTGAGAAGGAGTATGATGAACAGTTTgctagattaagagattatgctGCTGAGATATTAGAATCAAACAAGGATTCACATGTAGAGGTTGAATGTGTGACGACTGATGATGGGAAAGACATGTTCGATAggttctatgtttgttttgacaACATAAGAAGAACATGGAAAGAGACTTGTAGGCCTCTAATAGGAATGGATGGTTGCTTCCTAAAGAATAAGGTCAAGGGACAGCTTCTGGTAGCTTTAGGTAGGGATGCTAACAATGGTATTTATCCAATAGCATGGGGGGTTGTAAAAGTTGAGAACACCGACAATTGGACTTGGTTTATGAAGCATTTGAAGACTGACCTTGGACTAAATGATGGTGACGGCTTCATTTTGGTCTCTGATAGGCAAAAG GGATTGATCAAAGCTGTTCAGCTGGAATTACCAAAGATGGAGCATCGAATGTGTGTACAACACATCTACgggaacttgaagaagcatCATGGAAATAAAACACGGATGAAGCCACTTTTGTGGGATTTGGCTTGGTCTTACAATGAGGCGGATTATAAGCGGCACTTGGAGAGGATCTTTTGTTATGATACTGGTGTATACAATGATGTCATGAGGACAAATCCAAAAAACTGGTGCAGGGCATTCCACAAGATTGGGAGTTATTGTGAAGATGTTGATAATAATCCCACAGAGTCTTTTAACAGCTCCATTAACAAGGCAAGGGAGAAACCTTTTATTGCTATGCTAGAGACAATCAGACGACTTGCAATGGTGAGGATTGCCAAACGGTCTGCAGAATCTCATTCTCACACAG GGATTTGTACTCCATATGTTGCATTGTTTCTAGCTAAAGAGCATAAGTATGCATCTGAGTCGAAGATTAACTCAAGCACAAATGGAGCATATGAAGTAACTCATGGTTTAGATAAACATAGAGTCTGTCTTAAGAAGATG GACAGCTATGTGGAGAAGAAACTACACCGAAGGCTTGGTTCCACAGAGAGGTCCAAGGTTTTGGCCTGA